Proteins from one Patagioenas fasciata isolate bPatFas1 chromosome 6, bPatFas1.hap1, whole genome shotgun sequence genomic window:
- the MCOLN3 gene encoding mucolipin-3 isoform X1, whose product MLVCFPVDKDFISEMENPELAVSSCSTHDDGSLRSYKRHSSVCQEGLLEDQLRRKLKFFFMNPCEKFWARGRKPWKLGIQLLKIAMVTVQLVIFGLTNQMVVAFKEENTVAFKHLFLKGYMDRMDDTYAVYTQTDVYDQIFFAINQYLQLPNISVGNHAYEKRGAEETALAVCQQFYKRGTICPGNDTFDIDPEIVTDCLYIEPMMSSDNTTVGKHNLNFTLDFHRLVAVQLMFNLKAINLQTVRHHELPDCYDFTLTIVFDNKAHSGRIKISLDNNIAIRECKDWHVSGSIQKNTHYMMIFDAFVVLICLASLILCTRSVVKGIWLQREFVSFFLYYYKKEVSFSDQMEFVNGWYILIVISDVLTIVGSTLKMEIQAKSLTSYDVCSILLGTSTMLVWLGVIRYLGFFQKYNLLILTLRAALPNVMRFCCCAAMIYLGYCFCGWIVLGPYHVKFRSLNMVSECLFSLINGDDMFATFAKMQQKSYLVWLFSRIYLYSFISLFIYMVLSLFIALITDTYETVKHYQQDGFPETELQKFISQCKDLPNSGRYRLEEEESSASLFCCCNGCSEHT is encoded by the exons ATGCTTGTGTGTTTTCCAGTTGACAAAGACTTCATTTCAGAAATGGAAAATCCTGAATTGGctgtgagcagctgcagcactcaCGATGATGGAAGTCTTCGCAGCTACAAACGACACTCATCAGTATGCCAGGAGGGGCTTCTAGAAGATCAGCttagaaggaaattaaaattCTTCTTCATGAACCCATGTGAGAAATTCTGGGCCCGGGGCAGGAAACCTTGGAAACTTGGGATTCAGCTACTCAAAATAGCAATGGTTACTGTTCAG CTGGTGATTTTTGGATTAACCAATCAAATGGTGGTTGCATTCAAAGAAGAGAACACTGTCGCGTTCAAACATCTCTTCCTGAAAGGATACATGGACAGAATGGATGATACCTATGCTGTATACACACAAACAGATGTTTATGACCAGATATTCTTTGCAATAAACCAG TACTTACAGCTACCCAACATCTCTGTTGGAAACCATGCTTATGAGAAGAGGGGAGCAGAAGAGACAGCTCTGGCTGTGTGTCAGCAGTTCTACAAGCGAGGAACCATCTGTCCTGGAAACGACACCTTTGATATAGACCCAGAGATTGTGACTG ACTGCTTGTACATTGAGCCAATGATGTCATCAGACAACACAACAGTGGGAAAGCACAATTTGAATTTCACTCTGGATTTCCACAG ACTGGTGGCGGTGCAGCTCATGTTCAATCTGAAGGCAATCAACCTCCAGACCGTTCGTCACCATGAGCTCCCCGACTGTTACGATTTCACTCTGACG ATAGTGTTTGATAATAAAGCACATAGTGGAAGAATTAAAATAAGTCTAGACAACAACATAGCGATCAGGGAATGTAAAGACTGGCATGTTTCTGGATCAA tacagaagaacactCATTACATGATGATCTTTGATGCTTTTGTTGTACTGATTTGTCTGGCCTCATTGATCCTTTGCACACGATCAGTGGTTAAAGGAATTTGGCTCCAAAGG GAATTTGTAAGCTTTTTCCTGTATTATTATAAGAAAGAAGTATCTTTCAGTGATCAAATGGAATTTGTCAATGGATGGTACATCCTGATTGTCATCAGTGATGTCTTAACTATCGTGGGATCAACTCTAAAGATGGAGATACAAGCCAAG agtcTGACAAGTTACGATGTCTGTAGCATACTCCTAGGGACATCCACTATGCTTGTGTGGCTTGGAGTCATTCGCTACCTAGGTTTCTTTCAGAAGTATAAT CTTCTCATCCTAACACTGCGAGCAGCATTACCCAATGTGATGAGGTTCTGCTGTTGCGCTGCTATGATCTACCTGGGCTATTGTTTCTGTGGATGGATTGTACTGGGACCATACCATGTGAAG TTTCGCTCTCTGAACATGGTTTCCGAATGCCTTTTTTCATTGATCAATGGAGATGACATGTTTGCCACCTTTGcaaaaatgcagcagaaaagTTACCTGGTTTGGTTATTCAGTAGAATCTACCTCTACTCCTTCATCAGTCTGTTCATCTATATGGTGCTGAGTCTCTTCATTGCACTCATTACAGATACATATGAAACTGTCAAG CACTACCAACAAGATGGCTTTCCAGAGACAGAACTTCAGAAATTTATATCACAGTGCAAAGACTTACCAAACTCCGGCAGGTACAGgttagaggaggaggaaagctcaGCATCTCTCTTCTGTTGTTGTAATG GTTGTAGTGAACATACTTAA
- the MCOLN3 gene encoding mucolipin-3 isoform X2: MLVCFPVDKDFISEMENPELAVSSCSTHDDGSLRSYKRHSSVCQEGLLEDQLRRKLKFFFMNPCEKFWARGRKPWKLGIQLLKIAMVTVQLVIFGLTNQMVVAFKEENTVAFKHLFLKGYMDRMDDTYAVYTQTDVYDQIFFAINQYLQLPNISVGNHAYEKRGAEETALAVCQQFYKRGTICPGNDTFDIDPEIVTDCLYIEPMMSSDNTTVGKHNLNFTLDFHRLVAVQLMFNLKAINLQTVRHHELPDCYDFTLTIVFDNKAHSGRIKISLDNNIAIRECKDWHVSGSIQKNTHYMMIFDAFVVLICLASLILCTRSVVKGIWLQREFVSFFLYYYKKEVSFSDQMEFVNGWYILIVISDVLTIVGSTLKMEIQAKSLTSYDVCSILLGTSTMLVWLGVIRYLGFFQKYNLLILTLRAALPNVMRFCCCAAMIYLGYCFCGWIVLGPYHVKFRSLNMVSECLFSLINGDDMFATFAKMQQKSYLVWLFSRIYLYSFISLFIYMVLSLFIALITDTYETVKHYQQDGFPETELQKFISQCKDLPNSGRYRLEEEESSASLFCCCNV; the protein is encoded by the exons ATGCTTGTGTGTTTTCCAGTTGACAAAGACTTCATTTCAGAAATGGAAAATCCTGAATTGGctgtgagcagctgcagcactcaCGATGATGGAAGTCTTCGCAGCTACAAACGACACTCATCAGTATGCCAGGAGGGGCTTCTAGAAGATCAGCttagaaggaaattaaaattCTTCTTCATGAACCCATGTGAGAAATTCTGGGCCCGGGGCAGGAAACCTTGGAAACTTGGGATTCAGCTACTCAAAATAGCAATGGTTACTGTTCAG CTGGTGATTTTTGGATTAACCAATCAAATGGTGGTTGCATTCAAAGAAGAGAACACTGTCGCGTTCAAACATCTCTTCCTGAAAGGATACATGGACAGAATGGATGATACCTATGCTGTATACACACAAACAGATGTTTATGACCAGATATTCTTTGCAATAAACCAG TACTTACAGCTACCCAACATCTCTGTTGGAAACCATGCTTATGAGAAGAGGGGAGCAGAAGAGACAGCTCTGGCTGTGTGTCAGCAGTTCTACAAGCGAGGAACCATCTGTCCTGGAAACGACACCTTTGATATAGACCCAGAGATTGTGACTG ACTGCTTGTACATTGAGCCAATGATGTCATCAGACAACACAACAGTGGGAAAGCACAATTTGAATTTCACTCTGGATTTCCACAG ACTGGTGGCGGTGCAGCTCATGTTCAATCTGAAGGCAATCAACCTCCAGACCGTTCGTCACCATGAGCTCCCCGACTGTTACGATTTCACTCTGACG ATAGTGTTTGATAATAAAGCACATAGTGGAAGAATTAAAATAAGTCTAGACAACAACATAGCGATCAGGGAATGTAAAGACTGGCATGTTTCTGGATCAA tacagaagaacactCATTACATGATGATCTTTGATGCTTTTGTTGTACTGATTTGTCTGGCCTCATTGATCCTTTGCACACGATCAGTGGTTAAAGGAATTTGGCTCCAAAGG GAATTTGTAAGCTTTTTCCTGTATTATTATAAGAAAGAAGTATCTTTCAGTGATCAAATGGAATTTGTCAATGGATGGTACATCCTGATTGTCATCAGTGATGTCTTAACTATCGTGGGATCAACTCTAAAGATGGAGATACAAGCCAAG agtcTGACAAGTTACGATGTCTGTAGCATACTCCTAGGGACATCCACTATGCTTGTGTGGCTTGGAGTCATTCGCTACCTAGGTTTCTTTCAGAAGTATAAT CTTCTCATCCTAACACTGCGAGCAGCATTACCCAATGTGATGAGGTTCTGCTGTTGCGCTGCTATGATCTACCTGGGCTATTGTTTCTGTGGATGGATTGTACTGGGACCATACCATGTGAAG TTTCGCTCTCTGAACATGGTTTCCGAATGCCTTTTTTCATTGATCAATGGAGATGACATGTTTGCCACCTTTGcaaaaatgcagcagaaaagTTACCTGGTTTGGTTATTCAGTAGAATCTACCTCTACTCCTTCATCAGTCTGTTCATCTATATGGTGCTGAGTCTCTTCATTGCACTCATTACAGATACATATGAAACTGTCAAG CACTACCAACAAGATGGCTTTCCAGAGACAGAACTTCAGAAATTTATATCACAGTGCAAAGACTTACCAAACTCCGGCAGGTACAGgttagaggaggaggaaagctcaGCATCTCTCTTCTGTTGTTGTAATG TTTAA
- the MCOLN3 gene encoding mucolipin-3 isoform X4 produces MLVCFPVDKDFISEMENPELAVSSCSTHDDGSLRSYKRHSSVCQEGLLEDQLRRKLKFFFMNPCEKFWARGRKPWKLGIQLLKIAMVTVQLVIFGLTNQMVVAFKEENTVAFKHLFLKGYMDRMDDTYAVYTQTDVYDQIFFAINQYLQLPNISVGNHAYEKRGAEETALAVCQQFYKRGTICPGNDTFDIDPEIVTDCLYIEPMMSSDNTTVGKHNLNFTLDFHRLVAVQLMFNLKAINLQTVRHHELPDCYDFTLTIVFDNKAHSGRIKISLDNNIAIRECKDWHVSGSIQKNTHYMMIFDAFVVLICLASLILCTRSVVKGIWLQREFVSFFLYYYKKEVSFSDQMEFVNGWYILIVISDVLTIVGSTLKMEIQAKSLTSYDVCSILLGTSTMLVWLGVIRYLGFFQKYNVRISWDLRAVASHPNTASSITQCDEVLLLRCYDLPGLLFLWMDCTGTIPCEVSLSEHGFRMPFFIDQWR; encoded by the exons ATGCTTGTGTGTTTTCCAGTTGACAAAGACTTCATTTCAGAAATGGAAAATCCTGAATTGGctgtgagcagctgcagcactcaCGATGATGGAAGTCTTCGCAGCTACAAACGACACTCATCAGTATGCCAGGAGGGGCTTCTAGAAGATCAGCttagaaggaaattaaaattCTTCTTCATGAACCCATGTGAGAAATTCTGGGCCCGGGGCAGGAAACCTTGGAAACTTGGGATTCAGCTACTCAAAATAGCAATGGTTACTGTTCAG CTGGTGATTTTTGGATTAACCAATCAAATGGTGGTTGCATTCAAAGAAGAGAACACTGTCGCGTTCAAACATCTCTTCCTGAAAGGATACATGGACAGAATGGATGATACCTATGCTGTATACACACAAACAGATGTTTATGACCAGATATTCTTTGCAATAAACCAG TACTTACAGCTACCCAACATCTCTGTTGGAAACCATGCTTATGAGAAGAGGGGAGCAGAAGAGACAGCTCTGGCTGTGTGTCAGCAGTTCTACAAGCGAGGAACCATCTGTCCTGGAAACGACACCTTTGATATAGACCCAGAGATTGTGACTG ACTGCTTGTACATTGAGCCAATGATGTCATCAGACAACACAACAGTGGGAAAGCACAATTTGAATTTCACTCTGGATTTCCACAG ACTGGTGGCGGTGCAGCTCATGTTCAATCTGAAGGCAATCAACCTCCAGACCGTTCGTCACCATGAGCTCCCCGACTGTTACGATTTCACTCTGACG ATAGTGTTTGATAATAAAGCACATAGTGGAAGAATTAAAATAAGTCTAGACAACAACATAGCGATCAGGGAATGTAAAGACTGGCATGTTTCTGGATCAA tacagaagaacactCATTACATGATGATCTTTGATGCTTTTGTTGTACTGATTTGTCTGGCCTCATTGATCCTTTGCACACGATCAGTGGTTAAAGGAATTTGGCTCCAAAGG GAATTTGTAAGCTTTTTCCTGTATTATTATAAGAAAGAAGTATCTTTCAGTGATCAAATGGAATTTGTCAATGGATGGTACATCCTGATTGTCATCAGTGATGTCTTAACTATCGTGGGATCAACTCTAAAGATGGAGATACAAGCCAAG agtcTGACAAGTTACGATGTCTGTAGCATACTCCTAGGGACATCCACTATGCTTGTGTGGCTTGGAGTCATTCGCTACCTAGGTTTCTTTCAGAAGTATAATGTAAGGATCTCCTGGGATCTTCGTGCTGTTG CTTCTCATCCTAACACTGCGAGCAGCATTACCCAATGTGATGAGGTTCTGCTGTTGCGCTGCTATGATCTACCTGGGCTATTGTTTCTGTGGATGGATTGTACTGGGACCATACCATGTGAAG TTTCGCTCTCTGAACATGGTTTCCGAATGCCTTTTTTCATTGATCAATGGAGATGA
- the MCOLN3 gene encoding mucolipin-3 isoform X3 yields MENPELAVSSCSTHDDGSLRSYKRHSSVCQEGLLEDQLRRKLKFFFMNPCEKFWARGRKPWKLGIQLLKIAMVTVQLVIFGLTNQMVVAFKEENTVAFKHLFLKGYMDRMDDTYAVYTQTDVYDQIFFAINQYLQLPNISVGNHAYEKRGAEETALAVCQQFYKRGTICPGNDTFDIDPEIVTDCLYIEPMMSSDNTTVGKHNLNFTLDFHRLVAVQLMFNLKAINLQTVRHHELPDCYDFTLTIVFDNKAHSGRIKISLDNNIAIRECKDWHVSGSIQKNTHYMMIFDAFVVLICLASLILCTRSVVKGIWLQREFVSFFLYYYKKEVSFSDQMEFVNGWYILIVISDVLTIVGSTLKMEIQAKSLTSYDVCSILLGTSTMLVWLGVIRYLGFFQKYNLLILTLRAALPNVMRFCCCAAMIYLGYCFCGWIVLGPYHVKFRSLNMVSECLFSLINGDDMFATFAKMQQKSYLVWLFSRIYLYSFISLFIYMVLSLFIALITDTYETVKHYQQDGFPETELQKFISQCKDLPNSGRYRLEEEESSASLFCCCNGCSEHT; encoded by the exons ATGGAAAATCCTGAATTGGctgtgagcagctgcagcactcaCGATGATGGAAGTCTTCGCAGCTACAAACGACACTCATCAGTATGCCAGGAGGGGCTTCTAGAAGATCAGCttagaaggaaattaaaattCTTCTTCATGAACCCATGTGAGAAATTCTGGGCCCGGGGCAGGAAACCTTGGAAACTTGGGATTCAGCTACTCAAAATAGCAATGGTTACTGTTCAG CTGGTGATTTTTGGATTAACCAATCAAATGGTGGTTGCATTCAAAGAAGAGAACACTGTCGCGTTCAAACATCTCTTCCTGAAAGGATACATGGACAGAATGGATGATACCTATGCTGTATACACACAAACAGATGTTTATGACCAGATATTCTTTGCAATAAACCAG TACTTACAGCTACCCAACATCTCTGTTGGAAACCATGCTTATGAGAAGAGGGGAGCAGAAGAGACAGCTCTGGCTGTGTGTCAGCAGTTCTACAAGCGAGGAACCATCTGTCCTGGAAACGACACCTTTGATATAGACCCAGAGATTGTGACTG ACTGCTTGTACATTGAGCCAATGATGTCATCAGACAACACAACAGTGGGAAAGCACAATTTGAATTTCACTCTGGATTTCCACAG ACTGGTGGCGGTGCAGCTCATGTTCAATCTGAAGGCAATCAACCTCCAGACCGTTCGTCACCATGAGCTCCCCGACTGTTACGATTTCACTCTGACG ATAGTGTTTGATAATAAAGCACATAGTGGAAGAATTAAAATAAGTCTAGACAACAACATAGCGATCAGGGAATGTAAAGACTGGCATGTTTCTGGATCAA tacagaagaacactCATTACATGATGATCTTTGATGCTTTTGTTGTACTGATTTGTCTGGCCTCATTGATCCTTTGCACACGATCAGTGGTTAAAGGAATTTGGCTCCAAAGG GAATTTGTAAGCTTTTTCCTGTATTATTATAAGAAAGAAGTATCTTTCAGTGATCAAATGGAATTTGTCAATGGATGGTACATCCTGATTGTCATCAGTGATGTCTTAACTATCGTGGGATCAACTCTAAAGATGGAGATACAAGCCAAG agtcTGACAAGTTACGATGTCTGTAGCATACTCCTAGGGACATCCACTATGCTTGTGTGGCTTGGAGTCATTCGCTACCTAGGTTTCTTTCAGAAGTATAAT CTTCTCATCCTAACACTGCGAGCAGCATTACCCAATGTGATGAGGTTCTGCTGTTGCGCTGCTATGATCTACCTGGGCTATTGTTTCTGTGGATGGATTGTACTGGGACCATACCATGTGAAG TTTCGCTCTCTGAACATGGTTTCCGAATGCCTTTTTTCATTGATCAATGGAGATGACATGTTTGCCACCTTTGcaaaaatgcagcagaaaagTTACCTGGTTTGGTTATTCAGTAGAATCTACCTCTACTCCTTCATCAGTCTGTTCATCTATATGGTGCTGAGTCTCTTCATTGCACTCATTACAGATACATATGAAACTGTCAAG CACTACCAACAAGATGGCTTTCCAGAGACAGAACTTCAGAAATTTATATCACAGTGCAAAGACTTACCAAACTCCGGCAGGTACAGgttagaggaggaggaaagctcaGCATCTCTCTTCTGTTGTTGTAATG GTTGTAGTGAACATACTTAA